The Benincasa hispida cultivar B227 chromosome 9, ASM972705v1, whole genome shotgun sequence genome has a segment encoding these proteins:
- the LOC120085012 gene encoding abscisic acid 8'-hydroxylase 3-like — MALNFLLLVVPVFLFVLSAFLVVRSWGWPKAMEEIPGNLGWPIVGESFSFISEFGSPAGICSFMIKRQKRFGKVFKTSVLGRLMVFMTGSDAAKILLTGKDGMVSLNLFYTGKQVLGQGSLLQTNGEAHKRLRRLIGEPLSVDGLRKYFQFINNLAIETLDEWSGRKIFVLDEASTFTLKVIGNMIMSLEPEGEEQEKFRDNFKIISSCFSSLPLNIPGTAFYRGMKARKRMFEMLDLIIAKRRSGEICRQDFLDSLIIKHNKAGGDSDEEKLTDAQLKDNILTLLIAGHDTTTAALTWLIKFLGENPNVLEKLRIEHQQIQEKRKGENLTWADVNNLPYTAKVLSETLRIATILPWYSRKAALDFEIGGYKIKKGWSVNLDVVSIHHDARVFPEPQKFDPSRFEAPLKPFSFLGFGSGPRMCPGINLAKLEISVFIHHLVCKYRWISLEEGNDSVQPTLVRMPKNKYPIKVEPL, encoded by the exons ATGGCTCTTAATTTTCTTCTGCTGGTGGTTCCTGTGTTCTTGTTTGTGTTATCAGCTTTTTTGGTTGTTCGTTCATGGGGTTGGCCAAAGGCAATGGAGGAGATTCCTGGGAATTTGGGTTGGCCTATTGTTGGTGAAAGCTTTTCTTTTATATCAGAGTTTGGTAGCCCTGCTGGTATTTGCAGTTTCATGATCAAGAGGCAGAAGAG GTTTGGAAAGGTTTTCAAGACCAGTGTGCTAGGGAGACTGATGGTGTTCATGACGGGAAGCGATGCCGCCAAGATTTTACTGACAGGGAAGGATGGTATGGTGAGCTTAAACCTGTTCTACACCGGCAAGCAAGTCCTAGGCCAAGGCAGCTTGCTTCAGACCAATGGTGAAGCCCACAAGAGGCTGCGGCGGCTGATTGGAGAACCGCTCTCAGTTGATGGCTTAAGGAAATACTTTCAGTTCATAAACAATTTGGCCATTGAAACTCTAGATGAATGGTCTGGAAGAAAGATTTTTGTTCTTGATGAAGCTTCCACA ttcACTCTTAAAGTTATTGGCAACATGATCATGAGCTTGGAGCCTGAAGGAGAGGAGCAAGAGAAGTTTAGAGACAATTTCAAGATAATCTCTTCTTGTTTTTCGTCTTTGCCTCTTAACATCCCAGGAACTGCTTTCTATCGTGGTATGAAG GCACGGAAACGAATGTTCGAGATGTTAGATTTGATCATTGCAAAGCGACGGAGCGGAGAAATTTGCCGACAGGATTTCTTGGATTCACTGATAATCAAACACAACAAAGCAGGAGGAGACAGTGATGAAGAGAAACTCACTGATGCACAATTGAAGGACAATATACTAACTCTGCTGATTGCTGGCCATGATACAACAACTGCAGCTCTCACATGGCTGATCAAATTTCTCGGAGAAAATCCTAATGTGTTGGAAAAACTGAGA ATTGAACACCAACAAATTCAAGAAAAGAGAAAGGGAGAAAATCTCACATGGGCTGATGTTAACAACTTGCCTTACACTGCCAAa GTACTCAGTGAAACTCTGAGGATAGCAACAATTCTACCATGGTATTCAAGAAAAGCTGCTTTGGACTTTGAAATTGGTG GATACAAGATCAAGAAAGGGTGGTCAGTAAACTTGGATGTTGTTTCAATTCACCATGATGCTAGAGTTTTTCCTGAACCCCAAAAGTTTGATCCATCAAGATTTGAG GCACCATTGAAGCCTTTCAGCTTTCTTGGATTTGGGAGTGGACCAAGAATGTGTCCTGGAATCAACTTGGCAAAGCTGGAAATTTCAGTGTTCATCCATCACCTTGTCTGCAAGTACAG ATGGATATCTTTGGAGGAGGGGAATGATTCAGTGCAGCCAACTCTAGTGAGGATGCCTAAGAACAAGTATCCAATTAAAGTGGAACCACTGTGA